One Neomonachus schauinslandi chromosome 9, ASM220157v2, whole genome shotgun sequence DNA segment encodes these proteins:
- the GDPGP1 gene encoding GDP-D-glucose phosphorylase 1 isoform X2, translating to MAAPQDSNETSYLLPPNSKDWEEQGIPDFVYGQKELVLEGIQWPGTAPGLLDTPPGSRFDSALCSAWRQRMDLGLFRYRLGELQTQTLPGAVGLVAQLNVERGVQRRRPQNIRSVKQAFDPEQFNFNKVRPGEVLFRLLREPDLPGALRQEDILVMINVSPLEWGHVLLVPEPTRGLPQRLLPGVLRAGVEAVLLSSHPGFRVGFNSLGGSASVNHLHLHGYYLARRLPVEGAPSEPLDPGGRLHLLRTLPAPGFLFYTGGPGPDLEALIGRVCRATDYLTDHEIAHNLFVTRGAPPGKTSPSSALTGVRVILWARKSSFGVKEGEAFNVALCELAGHLPVKTSRDFGSLTEAAALALIQDCLLPSAQAEEVQAALVAVIAQDEQ from the coding sequence ATGGCCGCTCCACAGGATTCAAATGAGACTTCCTATCTGCTCCCTCCAAACAGTAAGGACTGGGAAGAGCAAGGCATTCCTGACTTTGTCTACGGGCAGAAGGAGCTTGTGCTGGAAGGGATTCAGTGGCCTGGGACTGCCCCCGGCCTCCTGGACACGCCGCCTGGGTCTCGCTTCGACTCTGCTCTCTGCTCCGCCTGGAGGCAGCGCATGGACCTGGGGCTCTTCCGCTACCGCCTGGGGGAGCTGCAGACCCAGACCCTGCCTGGTGCTGTGGGTTTGGTGGCTCAGCTGAATGTGGAGCGAGGTGTGCAGAGGAGGCGCCCCCAGAACATCCGGAGCGTGAAGCAGGCATTTGACCCTGAACAGTTTAACTTCAACAAGGTCCGGCCAGGAGAAGTGCTCTTCCGTTTGCTCCGGGAGCCCGATCTCCCGGGTGCTCTCCGGCAAGAAGACATCCTCGTCATGATCAATGTCAGCCCCCTGGAGTGGGGCCACGTGCTGCTGGTGCCCGAGCCCACCCGCGGGCTCCCCCAGCGCCTGCTGCCAGGCGTGCTGCGGGCCGGCGTCGAGGCCGTGCTGCTGAGCTCACACCCGGGCTTCCGCGTCGGCTTCAACAGCCTGGGGGGCTCGGCCTCGGTGAACCACCTGCACCTGCACGGCTACTACCTGGCTCGCAGACTGCCCGTGGAGGGGGCGCCGAGCGAGCCCCTGGACCCTGGCGGCCGTCTGCATCTGCTCCGGACTCTCCCAGCTCCCGGCTTCCTCTTCTACACAGGCGGCCCGGGGCCCGACCTGGAAGCCCTGATAGGCAGGGTGTGTCGGGCCACTGACTACCTGACCGACCATGAGATTGCCCATAATTTATTTGTGACGCGGGGGGCCCCACCTGGAAAGACATCACCTTCCTCCGCTCTCACAGGCGTCCGCGTAATTCTATGGGCCCGGAAGTCCAGCTTTGGGGTAAAGGAAGGCGAGGCGTTCAATGTCGCCCTCTGTGAGCTGGCCGGGCACCTCCCTGTCAAAACGTCCCGGGATTTTGGCAGTCTGACAGAGGCGGCCGCTCTGGCCCTCATTCAAGACTGTCTGCTGCCCTCGGCCCAGGCGGAAGAGGTACAGGCAGCCCTGGTGGCCGTGATAGCCCAGGACGAGCAGTGA